From the genome of Pseudoxanthomonas sp.:
CTGGCATCGGGCTTCAGATCCAGGCGCGAGATGCCGACCACGGTCGGCACCTGGGGCGCGTGGGCTGCCAGCGCATCGAGGTACGTATCGAAATGGGCCGCGGCCTGGTCGCTGGCGCCATCGACCAGCACCACGATCCCGGCCGCGCCGGTCAGCAGGATCGGCCAGATGAACTCGAAGCGCGCCTGCCCCGGCGTGCCGACCAGGCGCAGCCGGTCGCCATTGGGAAGGTCGACATCGGCGTAGTCCATCGCCACGGTGGTCAGCGCCTTGGTCAGGCTGGCGTCGGTGTTGTGCACGTCGGTGTCCACGACCCGGCCATTGGCCACGGTTCGTACCAGCGTGGACTTGCCCGCGCCCATCGACCCCAGCACCACGATCTTGTGCTCCCGCACGTTCAACCTCCTCTTGTGCGACGCACGCCGCGCCACATGCTGGCCAACAGGGCGCCGGGGCCACGGTGGCGGGTGGGCGGTGGCGTTGGCTCCACCGCGGTTTCAGCTTCCACCTGGGCGTAGCCGGACAGCCAGGCGGCGTTGAAGAAAGCGCGGACCGCGCCTGGGTCCACGCCGAGGGCATGGCTGGCTTCCATCGCCGTGCAGGCACGGCGCAGCAACAACGAGCACAGGCGGAAGTCGTCGTGACGATGGGCCAGCACGCGGAAGTCCGGCCAGCGCTGTAGGCGCAGGCGGTGGTTTTCCTCCATCGGCGCCAGCAACAGCGGTGTCGTGGTCATGCGCAACCCGGCCTGCCACAGCAGGGGAATCAGGGCGACGCTGTGGAGTTCGACAAACAGTGCCGAATAGCGCGGCGCCGGCAGCGTGCGCAGCGCGAGCTTTTCGAATGTCCGGCTGAGCAACTGGGCTGGTGGTTCGTCGAGGCCCGTCGCGCCGGGCGGCACGAGGGCCAGCAGCCGGCGGAAATCCAGCAGCAGGACATCGTGTCCGTCCAGCGACAGTGCGGCCACCGTACCGGCCTGCAGCAGGCGCGCGCGCAATGCCTCGCTCAGGGGCGAGGGATCTTCGGCTGGCGTGTCGGGGGCAACGACAGGCATGGCC
Proteins encoded in this window:
- a CDS encoding GTP-binding protein; the protein is MREHKIVVLGSMGAGKSTLVRTVANGRVVDTDVHNTDASLTKALTTVAMDYADVDLPNGDRLRLVGTPGQARFEFIWPILLTGAAGIVVLVDGASDQAAAHFDTYLDALAAHAPQVPTVVGISRLDLKPDASLDPFHGRLEQRGRPLPVLPLDAREVDQILMVMDVLMSEIESTELVGRHD